Genomic DNA from Triticum dicoccoides isolate Atlit2015 ecotype Zavitan chromosome 4B, WEW_v2.0, whole genome shotgun sequence:
NNNNNNNNNNNNNNNNNNNNNNNNNNNNNNNNNNNNNNNNNNNNNNNNNNNNNNNNNNNNNNNNNNNNNNNNNNNNNNNNNNNNNNNNNNNNNNNNNNNNNNNNNNNNNNNNNNNNNNNNNNNNNNNNNNNNNNNNNNNNNNNNNNNNNNNNNNNNNNNNNNNNNNNNNNNNNNNNNNNNNNNNNNNNNNNNNNNNNNNNNNNNNNNNNNNNNNNNNNNNNNNNNNNNNNNNNNNNNNNNNNNNNNNNNNNNNNNNNNNNNNNNNNNNNNNNNNNNNNNNNNNNNNNNNNNNNNNNNNNNNNNCGAGCTCGCGGCGGGAGGCGCTGGGGCTGTACCGGGACATCCTGCGGGCGACGCGGCTGTTCGAGTGGCCCGACGAGCGCGGCGTGCCGTGGCGCGACACGCTGCGCGCCAACGCGCGCCGCGAGTTCGAGGAGGCCCGCGGCGAGCGCGACCCGGAGGTGGTCGCGCGGCTCCTCATCGGCGGCCGCGACGCCGTCGAGCAGGCCCTGGAGCGCGTCGCCGACGCCTCCCGCCGCATGGTCCAGGCCGAGGAGGCCAAGCGCCGCGGCGGGGCCTAgatccccccacccccaccccgacTCGATGCGCCCCAtacgtcctcttcttcttcttcagctgctgctgctgctgcttatgTCTCTTAATTTGGTTGTAAAAGTCACTATGTACGAAGGTTTGTGTGATGCTCACACAAAATGAGTTGCTTATGAAGCATTTCTTCCTTGTCATGCCCAGTTCTATCTTTGCCAAGAAATGTGACAGGAAATCAATTTCATTTTGGATTTGATGATCCATGTATGATGTATGTGTGTGTGCCATACAACTATACACCGAGTTAcctgtaatttcaaaaaattcagttGAGAAGAATTGactttgtacatcacatcattgtcAGTTACAAAAGTCAAAAGGCGACGCTTCTTCCAATCAGTGTGTAACCTCCATTGCCAGCGGCAAGACAAACCCTGTTCGTCGAGCCGATGCGACGAGTCACGAGTACATGAGAGTTGATCCCTCATGTATGCTCCCTGAAGATTGTACTGGTGCTGGCATCTGGATTCAGAAGCTTTTGTTTAGAGCAAAGGAGCATCAGAATTCAGAAGCCGTGCAAGGTCTGAATCTGTGACATACAGCTGCAGCTTGTCATGAAATTATATCTGCACCCTGGCGTTCACTTGATCTTGCTGAAATGCTTTCAAGCTTTGCCATCAACCATAACCATTCTGTTCACCAGTAGTCACCACAGCAGCAA
This window encodes:
- the LOC119292932 gene encoding uncharacterized protein LOC119292932 produces the protein MSYVEMLVLIAVSSAASELSQSSRREALGLYRDILRATRLFEWPDERGVPWRDTLRANARREFEEARGERDPEVVARLLIGGRDAVEQALERVADASRRMVQAEEAKRRGGA